The nucleotide sequence TGAGTGAAGAGCTCCTTGCAAAAGCTCTCAAGGGAAAGCGCAATGAGTGTATCCTAGCGACCAAATGTGGTTTGATCTGGGGGCCTGAGGACGAGGGGTCGGTACACAAGAGTCGTGATGGAGTGGTTATCCGCCGCAATCTCAGCCCAAGCAGCATTATTGAACAGGTTGAGAAGAGCTTGAAACGACTTGAGACGGACCATATTGATCTGCTGCTAACCCACTGGCAGTCAATTCCCCCATATTTCACTCCCATCGAGGAGACGGTCCAGGCAATGGAGCGTCTGATTGAACAAGGAAAGATACGCAGCTATGGCGCATGCAACCTTACCCTGGAACAGTTGAAAGAGTACCAATCTTATGGAAGTCCTTCCTTGATCCAGGAACGGTTCAGCTTGCTTACCCGTAGTAAACAGACTCTAGCATCCTACTGTGCTGAGCATGGCATCACCTTCCAGGCATATAGCCCTCTTGAGCGGGGTTTGCTTACCGGGAAAGTCAATCTCGATACCAAGGTGGTGGGCACGGCGAAAGCTTCTGTATCTTGGTATGATGCAGAGCATCGACCCCAGGTTCTCCATATGCTTGACTCCTTAAAAGAGATGGCAGAAAGCTATGGTTGTGCTGTAGGGAATCTCGTCATTGCTTGGACAAGACAGGCAGGAAAAACAATGAATGTTCTCTGTGGCGCACGCAAACCTGAGCAGATCGAGGAGAACAGCCAGGCCTTGTCAGTAGTGCTTTCTCAGAGGGACTGGAAAGCAATTGATGACCTAACAAAGCCTCTTTTGACATAGTTCAGGAAGATAAACCCAATAAAAGGCACCCAATCGGGTGCCTTCTGTATGGTATCCATGAATCTGTGTCTTATTCAGCATTCAGTTCCTTGATGAACTTGATCATATCAATTGCCTTGGGAGGACAGCCGGGTAGGCTTTTCCCCAGACCCTTGGTGCAGATGCCAACACCGACCTTGGAAGGGTCATTCACCCCCTTGTACCCTTGTCCGATACAGATATTCTGTTTGATGTTTTTCAAACGATTCACCTCATCAAGACGCTTAAGGGCATGTATCAGATTTCCATAACAAGCAGAGCATGCGCTATCTGGCTCAGTATAGCGACCAAGGTAGTTTGCCCTTCCTGTAGGGCGGGCGACAGGCTCATCGCTTGGTTCATTCAGCTGGATGATGTTGGTTCCCTCGAGATCAGTGGTTCCGACCCCCAGATGTTCTGCCATCTCGATATAGGGTACATCCTTGAGCTCAAAGCCCATAAGGGAGGCTCCGAAGCTGTCACAGAGAACACTGTCTCGGCAGGCAAACATCCGGTTGGTCTCAACAGGGTTACCCCCTTCCTCGAAATCAAGATCGCCGTTCAGGCTATCAACAATGACCAGATCTGCATCCCTCACTGCGTTGAGGGCAGCAATGGGGCGATGTAGTCCAAGGGAGTGGAACAACCGCTTGCTGCGGTCTGATAAACATCCCTTCATATTCTTTAGCGCACAGGTCATCGCAGTCTGGCAATGTCCCTTCAAGACAGGCAGGCTGATCAGGAAATCAGTTTCCAGGATAGTTTTGCTAACTTCCATGGTGATTCCCTCTACGGTTTTTTTCTCATAGGTGTCATCCTTCACATCAACAAGGGGAACATTGTATTTCTTGCTGATCTGGTTGTAGCCATTGACCCTGAATCCCTCTTTGGTGGAATCGCCTACCCAGGCACTCTCCACAATTGAGATGTTGTGATATCCCTTTTCCTGGAGAAACTCGATGATGGAAACAACAATCTCAGGATGGGTGGTCGCTCCACTGTCAGCGGTTACAGCAACCACAAGATTGGGTTTGAGAGCGATGGATGCATTTTTATCGGGAAGAAGCCTTTCGATATCGATGGATTGCAGCAATGCTCTCGTCATGCTGTTTGCATCCGATCCGTAGGTGATGATGATGTCATCTTTATTCATGCATTGTCCTTTCCTAAATGACTGGTGAGATCGTGGGTGATGTGTTCATAAAGCATGTGCTTGCACGCTTCTTTTTCTCCGTTTTTCAACAAGCTCATCATCTGGGCATGCTGGCCAAGGTAGTAGGAAAGCTCATCTTCAGGAAGGTTCTGTGCAATTCTGAGCTGCTGGATTTTTGCATCAAGACGCTCACAGATGCTGATCAGGGCACTATTCCTACTGGCTTTGATCAATGCAAGATGGAACAGGCTGTCCTGTTCAAAAACGGTAGCCCTGTCCCCGATTCCCATTGCATACTGACAGTCGGCTGCATAACGGGAGAGTTCCTTTACATTTTCCGCGTATGAATCCTCATCAATCGAATCGATGGCAAGTTGTTCCAATGAGACCCGGACCTTTGCGATATCATCCGCTTCCTGGGGAGAGATGATTGAAACCACAGCGTGGCTTCTGGGCTTGATGGTTACAAGTCCATACTCTGCCAAGCGTCTGATAGCTTCCCTTATCGGAGTCCTTGAAACTCCAAATTGTTCTGCAAGGGACTCTTCCGGGATTTTCATCCCTCCCTTGAGCTGGCCAGAGAGGATCTGGTCCTTGAGCATGGTATAAACTTGGTCAGAAAGACTATTTTGTATACATTTAGGCATACTTGGTACCCCCATTAACTAATACTACTGTAAAAGGAATTTTCTGGTAAGTCAATGTTAATTGTGTACAAAAAACATATTGTAAAAATTTCACGCTTTCTTTGCATGTACCTACACAAGAAATGCACAGTATTTATATATGGAAACATCAAATTGATAAAAATTTCTAAAGAAGTACAAGAATTCCTTTGACAAGGATTGCTGTCCATGGTATCACTATTGTATACAGTACACAATGCACTGCTTGTTAGACTAAACCAATAGCAAGAAACAGTGAATAAGGAGTTTCCTAGATGAATACAACAGTCAAGGAGTTGCTCAGCCAGAAAGACAGAAAGTTCAATGCAAAGGAACTTGCACTGCTGGCAGCATATTTTAGGAGCGTGATGTTCGATACCCTCCACACAAGTGGAACCGGACACTGGGGTGGAGCCGCTTCAAGTGCCGAATTGACCACCTGCCTCTATTTCAATCGGCTCAATATCAAGAGTGACGATCCCCAGTGGGAAGATCGCGACCGTGTAGTACTTTCGAAGGGACATGCTTCGATGAATCTCTACACCATGCTTGCCCACCGGGGGTATTTTCCGGTTGAGGAACTTCCAACCTTCCGTACCTTGAATACCCGATTGCAGGGTCACCCCTGTATGAAGACCCTCCCCGGTGTTGATATGTCCACCGGAGCCCTGGGGCACGGGCTTTCCATCGGATTGGGAATGGCCTTAGCTGCAAAGCAGTCTGGGAAGCAGTTCTGGACCTACGTTATCAGTGGTGAAGGGTGTTTGAATGAGGGGCAGAGTTGGGAAGCTCTCATGAGTGCAGCAAAGTTCAAGCCTGAGCATTTCGTCCTCATGATCGATTACAACAAGGTTCAGCTTGATGGAACCGCTGATGAAATCATGCCGCTCGACCCGCTTGCTGACAAACTCAAGTCATTCGGCTGGAATGTTGCTGATAAAGCCTACGATGGAAACAA is from uncultured Sphaerochaeta sp. and encodes:
- a CDS encoding aldo/keto reductase, which gives rise to MKLGNTTMEVSSIALGTWAMGGGDSWGTSDETESIKTVHRALERSINFIDTAPAYGNGLSEELLAKALKGKRNECILATKCGLIWGPEDEGSVHKSRDGVVIRRNLSPSSIIEQVEKSLKRLETDHIDLLLTHWQSIPPYFTPIEETVQAMERLIEQGKIRSYGACNLTLEQLKEYQSYGSPSLIQERFSLLTRSKQTLASYCAEHGITFQAYSPLERGLLTGKVNLDTKVVGTAKASVSWYDAEHRPQVLHMLDSLKEMAESYGCAVGNLVIAWTRQAGKTMNVLCGARKPEQIEENSQALSVVLSQRDWKAIDDLTKPLLT
- a CDS encoding transketolase — encoded protein: MNTTVKELLSQKDRKFNAKELALLAAYFRSVMFDTLHTSGTGHWGGAASSAELTTCLYFNRLNIKSDDPQWEDRDRVVLSKGHASMNLYTMLAHRGYFPVEELPTFRTLNTRLQGHPCMKTLPGVDMSTGALGHGLSIGLGMALAAKQSGKQFWTYVISGEGCLNEGQSWEALMSAAKFKPEHFVLMIDYNKVQLDGTADEIMPLDPLADKLKSFGWNVADKAYDGNNTEEVMESFAWMDSDNQWPKAVIYNTVKGKGVSFTEGKNTWHGAVIDDDSYAKGMIELNADIEKKEASL
- a CDS encoding GntR family transcriptional regulator, yielding MPKCIQNSLSDQVYTMLKDQILSGQLKGGMKIPEESLAEQFGVSRTPIREAIRRLAEYGLVTIKPRSHAVVSIISPQEADDIAKVRVSLEQLAIDSIDEDSYAENVKELSRYAADCQYAMGIGDRATVFEQDSLFHLALIKASRNSALISICERLDAKIQQLRIAQNLPEDELSYYLGQHAQMMSLLKNGEKEACKHMLYEHITHDLTSHLGKDNA
- a CDS encoding DUF362 domain-containing protein; amino-acid sequence: MNKDDIIITYGSDANSMTRALLQSIDIERLLPDKNASIALKPNLVVAVTADSGATTHPEIVVSIIEFLQEKGYHNISIVESAWVGDSTKEGFRVNGYNQISKKYNVPLVDVKDDTYEKKTVEGITMEVSKTILETDFLISLPVLKGHCQTAMTCALKNMKGCLSDRSKRLFHSLGLHRPIAALNAVRDADLVIVDSLNGDLDFEEGGNPVETNRMFACRDSVLCDSFGASLMGFELKDVPYIEMAEHLGVGTTDLEGTNIIQLNEPSDEPVARPTGRANYLGRYTEPDSACSACYGNLIHALKRLDEVNRLKNIKQNICIGQGYKGVNDPSKVGVGICTKGLGKSLPGCPPKAIDMIKFIKELNAE